A single window of Osmia bicornis bicornis chromosome 14, iOsmBic2.1, whole genome shotgun sequence DNA harbors:
- the LOC114876457 gene encoding uncharacterized protein LOC114876457, which translates to MDQVHVKSLRSASRSNPTKMACEKATRRLRTILVKASRLGVSTTEVARLPSAKKLIPQRDHGWKLAVFLLLMFGGGVIVALACTARKGCSKLEEIEISSHNVAE; encoded by the coding sequence ATGGATCAGGTGCACGTGAAGTCGTTGAGGTCAGCCTCGAGAAGTAACCCGACGAAAATGGCATGCGAGAAAGCGACCAGACGTCTGAGGACGATCCTGGTGAAGGCGTCCCGTCTAGGCGTCTCGACGACCGAGGTTGCCAGGCTGCCGAGCGCCAAGAAGCTCATTCCGCAAAGGGATCACGGATGGAAGTTGGCGGTGTTCCTTTTGCTGATGTTCGGCGGCGGCGTGATCGTCGCGCTGGCCTGCACCGCAAGGAAAGGCTGCTCGAAGCTGGAGGAGATC